A window of Pradoshia eiseniae genomic DNA:
TTGAACAGCAAAGCAAGGACTCGGTTGTGCCAGGGAACTTTATTTCCTATGCTGTAGTTGGTGCTAATAGCAACAGCATCTCCAAATGGAAAAATGTCGATGAGGAATATTTCTTGTTCCCATCCTCTAAAGCAGAGGAGAAGCATCGCGATGATGCCAGCGCATTCTCGAACTTTAAGGATGATGTTGAGGAATACTTCCCGAATTATAATGGTGTCATTGGTAAAGCCTTCTATGTGAATGAAGAGATGAAGAAGCTTACCATCTCCATTGATATGCAATTCTATTCTAAGAGTGAGGTCCTAGGATTTACTCAATATGTCGCAGGGCTTGTTATGGACTATTTCCCTGATTACTTAGAGGTTGAGACAAAGATTGCCTCCTCTAATGGTCAAGAATCATTGATTGTCAAAGAAGTCGATGATAAAGAGCCATACGTCTATATTTACAACGAATAAGAATCTAGATAAGGGCAGAGACGTTTTAAATCGTCTCTGCCTTTTGTATGCAAAAAGAGGGTTTTCGGTAAGTTATATCTTCAATAATCCGGATATTTTGAGTTGTGTTTAAATGAAGTGACTACCATCTATGAATAGAGTAGAATGAGAGGTGGGTTACTTTATTCTATTCTACATAGGGAGGTTATCGAATGGTACAAGCGTACAAACATGAGTCACTGACAAACTTCAAGGCTGATGAGAACAAAAGGGCATTCGAGGAAGCGCTCGCTTTGGTGGACGGTTACCTCGGCCAGGATTACCCGTTAATCATTGGCGGCGAAGAGGTGACGACTGAAGAAAAGATTGTCTCTACTAGTCCATCCAATAAAGAAATCATTATAGGCCGTGTGTCTAAAGCGAATAAAGATCTCGCAGAAAAAGCCATGCAGGAAGCATTGAAGGCATTTAAGACATGGAGCAAAACAAAGCCTGAAGTTCGGGCTGATGTATTGTTTAAAGCGGCTTCCATCATCCGTCGCAGAAAGCATGAATTTTCTGCATTAATGGTTCGTGAAGCAGGGAAGCCATGGAATGAAGCGGATGCTGATACAGCAGAAGCGATTGATTTCCTTGAATATTACGGAAGACAAATGCTGAAGCTGAAAGATGGTCAGCCTGTATTAAGCCGTCCGGATGAGTACAACCGCTATGATTATATTCCCCTTGGTGTTGGGGTCATTATTTCACCTTGGAACTTCCCGTTCGCCATCATGGCTGGAACATGTGTGGCAGCTGTCGTGACCGGGAATACGGTCTTATTGAAGCCGGCATCCACCACTCCGGTCGTGTCAGCGAAGTTTGTTGAAGTTATGATTGAGGCAGGCCTGCCAGCAGGTGTTATCAACTATGTGCCAGGAAGCGGGGCAGAAGTTGGTGATTATTTAGTCGACCATCCAAGCACGCGCTTTATCAGTTTTACCGGCTCACGTGAAGTCGGGGTAAGAATTTATGAAAGAGCCTCCAAGGTCCATGAAGGTCAGAAATGGCTAAAACGCGTCATCGCGGAAATGGGCGGAAAGGATACAATCGTGGTTGATTCTGAAGCAGACCTTGAGCTTGCGGCGAAATCAATCGTAGCATCTGCCTTCGGTTTTGCGGGACAAAAATGCTCCGCCTGCTCTAGGGCAGTCATCGTGGAGGATGTATATGATGAAGTTCTCAACCGTGCTGTAGAGCTAACGAAAGAATTAACTGTCGGTGACACCGGCGATTTGACCAACTTTATGGGTCCAGTTATTGATGCAGGTGCCTTCAAGAAGATTACTGACTATATCGAGATTGGCAAGGAGGAAGGCCGCATCGTTGCTGGCGGAGGATCAGATGATTCTAAGGGCTACTTCATTGAGCCCACTATCATCGCCGATCTCTCGCCGGATGCTCGCATCATGAAGGAAGAAATCTTCGGACCAGTCGTGGCCTTCTGCAAGGCGCGTGACTTTGACGAAGCAATTGATATTGCCAATAACACAGATTACGGACTAACAGGAGCGGTCATCACTCGCAATCGTGCTCATCAGGAAAAAGCGCGCGAGGACTTCCATGTCGGTAATCTGTACTTCAACCGCGGATGCACAGGCGCCATAGTCGGCTACCAGCCATTCGGCGGATTCAATATGTCCGGTACAGATTCTAAGGCAGGCGGTCCTGATTACTTGCTGCTTCATATGCAAGCGAAAACGACTTCAGAAGCTTATTGATAGATTGAAAGTCCCCTCTAATCAGAAGGGGACTTTTTTTAGAATTCTATGTAAAAGGGATGGCAGGCTTCATTGAGGCAATGCTCAATCCTCTGCCGGAAATTGCTCCATTTGACCATCTCCAGGCCTTCTTCAAGCGGAAAGAAGCCTACCTCCAAACTCTCAGATGAGGTCGCAAGTTTTCCCCCAACCGGCTTTGCCAGAAAAAGAGTATTACAGATTGACCGCTGTACATTTTGAAAAATCCCGCAGAAGCTGAGAATTTCAACCTCAATACCCGTTTCCTCCATCGTCTCGCGAATGGCTGCCTCCTTAAGAGATTCCCCCTCCTCGACTTGGCCGCCAGGCATTTCCCAGCCGCGTTTTGGCCCTTTCAACAATAAAATCTCTTGCTTCTCATTCATGACAACCGTGGCAGCTGACACGATATGCTTAGGTGTTACAAAATTCATCTAATCCCCCTCGTTTCTGTGTTCATATGATATGGAATTCGACATAACTGACTGCTCCCCCTGTCCGAAAACCCACACTAAATGCCTATTTTTATAAAAAATATAAAAAATTTTATAAATCTATTTGCAATTTCTAATTACTGTTATATAATACAAAATATATTAAGTTTTCTGTTTTATAACAAATAGGACAGATAAAGGAAGTGAATTTGTAACATGGCAGTACAGACAAACGGACTGAATATCCACGGAAAAATGGAACAGGGATTTGAAGAAATCCTCACACCAAAAGCACTTGAATTTATTGAACAGCTTGAACGGCATTTCGGACCAAGAAGAAAGGATTTGCTTGAGAAGCGTGCTGAAAGGCAAAAGGAGATCGATGCAGGTAAGCTCCCTGATTTCTTAAAAGAAACAGAGCATATCCGCAGCAGCGATTGGACCATCGCTTCACTTCCGAAGGATCTTGAGGACCGGCGCGTAGAAATCACCGGACCGGTTGAACGGAAGATGGTCATTAACGCATTAAACTCAGGCGCCAAATGCTTCATGGCAGACTTTGAGGATGCGAATTCTCCAACCTGGAACAATAATATTGAAGGGCATATAAATCTTCGCGATGCAATTAATCGCACAATTAGTTTTACCAATCCGAATGGCAAGCAGTATAGCCTAAAAGAAGAAACCGCAACCTTGATTGTACGCCCGAGAGGTTTCCATCTAGAAGAAAAAAACATAACGCTGGATGATAAGCCGATATCTGGCGGTTTGATGGATTTTGGCCTCTTCTTTTTCCATAACGCCAAGACCCTTCTCGCAAACGGAAGCGGACCTTACTTTTATCTTCCGAAAATTGAAAGCCATCATGAAGCGCGTCTCTGGAACGATGTATTCGTCTATGCGCAAAACCATCTTGGTATCCCTCATGGTTCCATCAAAGCAACTGTCCTCATAGAAACCATACTTGCAGCATTTGAAATGGATGAAATCCTATATGAACTAAAAGACCACTCCGCTGGATTAAACTGCGGCAGATGGGATTATATATTCAGCTATTTAAAGAAATTCAGGAATCACGATTCTATCATTCTTCCAGATCGCTCCGTCGTCACGATGGCGGTACCGTTCATGACGGCCTATTCCTTGCTGGCCATCCAGACCTGCCACAAGCGGAATGCACCTGCCATTGGCGGGATGGCGGCACAGATTCCTGTCAAAAATGACGAGAAGGCTAATGACGAAGCCTTCGCCAAGGTACGCGCCGACAAAGAGCGCGAGGCAAGAAACGGCCATGACGGCACATGGGTAGCCCATCCGGCCTTGGTTCCAGTAGCGAAGGAAGTATTCGATGAATACATGCCTACACCAAACCAAATTCATAAAAAACGAGAAGACGTCAGTGTTAAAGCAGAAGATCTTCTTGAAGTGCCAGAAGGGTCCATCACTGAGCAGGGTGTCCGCACGAACATTAATGTCGGTATTCAATATATCGAATCCTGGCTCAATGGCCGCGGAGCTGCGCCAATCTATAACCTAATGGAGGATGCCGCAACGGCTGAAATCTCCAGAGCTCAAGTTTGGCAATGGGTGCGCCATCCGAAAGGCGTCCTTGATGATGGCCGCAAGGTAGACATGGCTATGTATGAAGCCTTTAAAGAAGAAGAGCTAGAGCGAATCAAATCCGAGCTCGGCGAAGAACG
This region includes:
- the aceB gene encoding malate synthase A: MAVQTNGLNIHGKMEQGFEEILTPKALEFIEQLERHFGPRRKDLLEKRAERQKEIDAGKLPDFLKETEHIRSSDWTIASLPKDLEDRRVEITGPVERKMVINALNSGAKCFMADFEDANSPTWNNNIEGHINLRDAINRTISFTNPNGKQYSLKEETATLIVRPRGFHLEEKNITLDDKPISGGLMDFGLFFFHNAKTLLANGSGPYFYLPKIESHHEARLWNDVFVYAQNHLGIPHGSIKATVLIETILAAFEMDEILYELKDHSAGLNCGRWDYIFSYLKKFRNHDSIILPDRSVVTMAVPFMTAYSLLAIQTCHKRNAPAIGGMAAQIPVKNDEKANDEAFAKVRADKEREARNGHDGTWVAHPALVPVAKEVFDEYMPTPNQIHKKREDVSVKAEDLLEVPEGSITEQGVRTNINVGIQYIESWLNGRGAAPIYNLMEDAATAEISRAQVWQWVRHPKGVLDDGRKVDMAMYEAFKEEELERIKSELGEERFNSGRFDEAAKLFDKLIKEETFYDFLTLPAYEIL
- the pruA gene encoding L-glutamate gamma-semialdehyde dehydrogenase produces the protein MVQAYKHESLTNFKADENKRAFEEALALVDGYLGQDYPLIIGGEEVTTEEKIVSTSPSNKEIIIGRVSKANKDLAEKAMQEALKAFKTWSKTKPEVRADVLFKAASIIRRRKHEFSALMVREAGKPWNEADADTAEAIDFLEYYGRQMLKLKDGQPVLSRPDEYNRYDYIPLGVGVIISPWNFPFAIMAGTCVAAVVTGNTVLLKPASTTPVVSAKFVEVMIEAGLPAGVINYVPGSGAEVGDYLVDHPSTRFISFTGSREVGVRIYERASKVHEGQKWLKRVIAEMGGKDTIVVDSEADLELAAKSIVASAFGFAGQKCSACSRAVIVEDVYDEVLNRAVELTKELTVGDTGDLTNFMGPVIDAGAFKKITDYIEIGKEEGRIVAGGGSDDSKGYFIEPTIIADLSPDARIMKEEIFGPVVAFCKARDFDEAIDIANNTDYGLTGAVITRNRAHQEKAREDFHVGNLYFNRGCTGAIVGYQPFGGFNMSGTDSKAGGPDYLLLHMQAKTTSEAY
- a CDS encoding NUDIX hydrolase; the protein is MNFVTPKHIVSAATVVMNEKQEILLLKGPKRGWEMPGGQVEEGESLKEAAIRETMEETGIEVEILSFCGIFQNVQRSICNTLFLAKPVGGKLATSSESLEVGFFPLEEGLEMVKWSNFRQRIEHCLNEACHPFYIEF